One window of the Streptomyces sp. WZ-12 genome contains the following:
- a CDS encoding DUF4097 family beta strand repeat-containing protein has protein sequence MFTKEMLADLTTDDHDELICDFMTEYGVSEPTATMATSLFVTIASAMSEDQAEPEFQRAVMQSVAQGESWATEFVQATFNKRLPGFRATYQRAITTGQDPAAQLAREHALPAAAAAEVVTLLYRETGVTTTKTADEQNRQETPLGRPCLADIKCPDGVVTVTVDPAATVASATVRTGDATGPSADAARNATVKSNGDVLTVVVPKVEATVIGNMSFQGGTVYQNVSYVGPGTTVTGVTIDADGNMTVGDARFNGGTARGGMRIGPSPIEVNVVLPPGSGVKMQSYNAPLTVQGALAALDFKTHNGNLTAGVLGRVKVRGYHGDNVIDAVQEWADLETYNGDNEIDSYSGGDAKLITYNGDIRLTASRNASGRIEARTYNGDIRLRGVSGRHDLDVSTKTRNGDVRKS, from the coding sequence GTGTTCACCAAGGAAATGCTCGCGGACCTCACCACTGACGACCATGACGAGCTCATCTGCGACTTCATGACCGAGTACGGCGTCAGCGAGCCCACGGCCACGATGGCGACCAGTCTCTTCGTCACCATCGCCTCCGCCATGTCCGAGGACCAGGCGGAGCCGGAGTTCCAGAGGGCTGTCATGCAGTCCGTCGCGCAGGGCGAGTCGTGGGCGACCGAGTTCGTCCAGGCGACGTTCAACAAGCGCCTTCCCGGCTTCCGCGCCACCTACCAGCGTGCCATCACCACCGGCCAGGACCCCGCCGCCCAGCTGGCGCGCGAGCACGCACTGCCCGCCGCGGCCGCAGCCGAGGTTGTCACTCTGCTCTACCGCGAGACCGGCGTCACGACCACCAAGACCGCCGACGAGCAGAACCGACAGGAGACGCCCCTCGGACGGCCGTGCCTCGCTGACATCAAGTGCCCCGACGGCGTCGTCACGGTCACCGTCGACCCGGCCGCCACTGTCGCCAGCGCCACCGTTCGCACCGGCGATGCCACGGGCCCGTCGGCCGACGCCGCCCGCAACGCCACTGTGAAGTCCAACGGTGACGTGCTGACCGTCGTCGTGCCGAAGGTGGAGGCCACCGTCATCGGCAACATGAGCTTCCAGGGCGGCACGGTCTACCAGAACGTCTCGTACGTCGGCCCGGGCACCACCGTCACCGGCGTGACCATCGACGCCGACGGCAACATGACCGTCGGCGACGCCCGCTTCAACGGCGGCACCGCCCGCGGCGGCATGCGGATCGGCCCCAGCCCGATCGAAGTCAACGTCGTCCTGCCGCCCGGCTCCGGCGTGAAGATGCAGTCCTACAACGCGCCGCTGACCGTCCAAGGCGCCCTGGCAGCCCTCGACTTCAAGACGCACAACGGCAACCTGACCGCCGGTGTCCTCGGCCGGGTGAAGGTGCGCGGCTACCACGGCGACAACGTCATCGACGCCGTCCAGGAGTGGGCCGACCTGGAGACCTATAACGGCGACAACGAGATCGACAGCTACAGCGGCGGCGACGCCAAGCTCATCACCTACAACGGCGACATCCGCCTCACCGCCTCCCGCAACGCGAGCGGCCGCATCGAGGCGCGCACCTACAACGGTGACATCCGCCTGCGTGGCGTGTCCGGCCGCCACGACCTGGACGTGTCCACCAAGACCCGCAACGGCGACGTCCGCAAGAGCTGA
- a CDS encoding glycine-rich domain-containing protein, protein MTVLQEQTAQEVSSARDLIASEAFTGVVATVLDNNTDMDRDVAERIVNEALKFVAACSQFPGERLRPSRVVDEGWHALILHTGVYAGLCRSLHRFVHHVPERPDTSRHDPGALRRTMARITDAGYAVDVRLWLPPTDGTIPVAATCEHSEPPPAGCGADCSNTGPNAA, encoded by the coding sequence GTGACCGTCCTACAGGAGCAGACTGCCCAGGAAGTGTCCAGCGCGCGAGACCTCATCGCGTCGGAGGCGTTCACGGGCGTTGTCGCAACCGTGCTGGACAACAACACCGACATGGATCGCGACGTCGCCGAACGGATCGTCAACGAGGCGCTGAAGTTCGTCGCCGCGTGCTCGCAGTTCCCGGGTGAACGGCTGCGGCCGTCACGGGTCGTTGACGAGGGCTGGCACGCGCTGATTCTGCACACCGGCGTGTACGCCGGTCTGTGCCGGAGCCTCCACAGGTTCGTACATCATGTCCCCGAACGCCCGGACACCTCGCGCCACGACCCCGGGGCGCTCAGGCGAACCATGGCCCGGATCACGGATGCCGGATACGCGGTCGACGTGCGGCTGTGGCTGCCGCCGACCGATGGCACCATCCCGGTGGCCGCGACCTGTGAGCATTCCGAACCGCCGCCCGCCGGCTGCGGCGCCGACTGCTCCAACACCGGCCCCAACGCTGCCTGA
- a CDS encoding ATP-binding protein yields the protein MTVIASFPAYPAQPMRPRATGHPGYSTSLVCIPPSAALARMAARTTLTCWAMPDELIEDAALVASELVTNAVQHANPTLLPGDEPVRCRLEIERPRPDTVRIAVSDPSGRRPVQRTVQEDQETGHGLAVVAVLAADWGVTQRLTGGKTVWALLRVADR from the coding sequence GTGACGGTGATTGCGTCGTTCCCGGCGTACCCGGCTCAGCCGATGCGCCCGCGGGCAACCGGACACCCGGGCTACAGCACCAGCCTTGTGTGCATCCCGCCGTCCGCCGCCTTGGCGCGGATGGCCGCGCGCACCACGCTCACCTGCTGGGCGATGCCCGACGAACTGATCGAGGATGCGGCACTGGTCGCCTCCGAGCTCGTCACCAACGCGGTCCAGCACGCGAATCCGACCTTGCTGCCGGGGGATGAGCCCGTACGGTGCCGCCTGGAGATCGAGCGCCCGCGGCCCGACACCGTGCGCATAGCGGTCTCCGACCCATCCGGCCGCCGGCCCGTCCAACGCACGGTGCAGGAAGACCAGGAGACCGGCCACGGCCTGGCCGTCGTCGCTGTCCTCGCCGCCGACTGGGGCGTGACGCAGCGGTTGACCGGCGGGAAAACGGTGTGGGCGCTGCTGCGGGTGGCCGACCGGTGA
- a CDS encoding ATP-binding protein: MTTLDTTPPLPPGSRLPLADGTLAVLVGVPGCGKSTFAAQYPPSWRVCLDEYRLAATDDMKDQSATPVAAQIQNLLLDARLARGRTTLVDSTNVFAHVRAGLLARAGYWQSPVVAVLFDVPLATAQAQNAERERVVSSHVLDDLQAHLPTVDQLHAEGFTAVHLASALIPTAGGAR, from the coding sequence GTGACCACGCTGGACACCACGCCACCCTTGCCTCCGGGCAGCCGACTCCCCCTCGCCGACGGCACGCTCGCCGTGCTGGTCGGCGTCCCCGGCTGCGGCAAGTCGACCTTCGCAGCTCAGTACCCGCCCAGCTGGCGGGTCTGCCTGGACGAGTACCGCCTGGCGGCGACCGACGACATGAAGGACCAATCGGCTACCCCGGTCGCTGCCCAGATCCAGAACCTGCTCCTGGACGCCCGCCTCGCCCGCGGCCGCACCACATTGGTGGACAGCACGAACGTCTTCGCGCACGTCAGGGCCGGACTGCTGGCACGCGCCGGCTACTGGCAGAGCCCCGTCGTGGCGGTCCTGTTCGACGTACCGCTCGCCACAGCCCAGGCGCAGAACGCCGAGCGTGAGCGTGTCGTGTCCAGCCACGTGCTGGACGACCTCCAAGCCCACCTGCCCACCGTCGACCAGCTGCACGCTGAGGGCTTCACCGCCGTGCATCTCGCCTCCGCGCTCATCCCGACCGCCGGGGGTGCACGGTGA
- a CDS encoding DUF397 domain-containing protein → MNTPTPPPVDFAALNWVKATASSNQGACVELAAAPQGWVALRDSKNKDREPLLFTPAELTAFLDGAKGGEFDHLT, encoded by the coding sequence ATGAACACCCCGACCCCTCCCCCTGTCGACTTCGCCGCCCTGAACTGGGTAAAAGCCACTGCCAGCAGCAATCAAGGGGCCTGCGTTGAACTCGCCGCTGCCCCTCAGGGGTGGGTCGCTCTGCGAGACAGCAAGAACAAGGACCGGGAACCGCTACTGTTCACTCCTGCTGAGCTGACGGCCTTTCTCGATGGGGCCAAGGGCGGCGAATTCGATCACCTCACCTGA
- a CDS encoding 2'-5' RNA ligase family protein, giving the protein MTTVVGDFFNTVETRQHAWIAGRADLHWHLLFSEQVVREALVEPYRAITHRPGLAPVPARWVHCTVLHGGPVDQYRDGEITQIAERVAKECQTIGSFDLTFDRPVVGTVAVECAARPGAPARQLWELTARVDADVTGGRFPLIPAVYAPHISLAYGTAGPNRADRRELKAALSDQPGEPVVLRATRLCLVAQAHNRRHITWTPIAQVALQ; this is encoded by the coding sequence GTGACGACCGTCGTCGGCGACTTCTTCAACACGGTGGAGACACGACAGCACGCGTGGATTGCCGGACGTGCTGACCTGCACTGGCACCTGCTGTTTTCCGAGCAGGTCGTGCGCGAGGCGCTGGTGGAGCCGTACCGGGCGATAACCCACCGCCCCGGGCTCGCCCCGGTCCCGGCTCGCTGGGTGCACTGCACGGTGCTCCACGGCGGGCCCGTCGACCAGTACCGCGACGGCGAGATCACCCAGATCGCCGAGCGGGTCGCCAAGGAGTGCCAGACCATCGGCTCCTTCGACCTCACCTTCGACCGGCCCGTCGTCGGCACGGTCGCCGTGGAATGCGCGGCCCGCCCCGGAGCTCCCGCCCGGCAGCTGTGGGAGTTGACGGCCCGGGTCGACGCGGACGTCACCGGCGGCCGCTTCCCGCTGATCCCCGCCGTCTACGCCCCGCACATTTCACTCGCTTACGGCACTGCCGGCCCCAACCGAGCCGACCGGCGCGAGCTGAAGGCCGCCCTGTCCGACCAGCCCGGCGAGCCGGTCGTCCTACGCGCCACTCGCCTGTGCCTGGTCGCCCAGGCGCACAACCGGCGCCACATCACCTGGACCCCGATCGCCCAGGTGGCTTTGCAGTAA
- a CDS encoding transcriptional regulator, with translation MTEHAVRFASVYALMRMGADLGDHWIQSHHQAVTKGQHDENDGQSSRAGRIACTAHVATYTATQALALLAGSRVLGLRLKPSRVAAALALSAGTHWWADRRIHLKAVAEAIGKGDFYNLGGPLGGNYALDQAFHHTVETIAAAIAASK, from the coding sequence ATGACCGAGCACGCCGTACGCTTCGCCTCCGTCTACGCCCTGATGCGCATGGGCGCGGACCTGGGCGACCACTGGATCCAGTCCCACCACCAGGCGGTCACCAAGGGGCAGCACGACGAGAACGATGGGCAGTCCAGCCGAGCTGGGCGCATCGCCTGTACCGCGCACGTCGCCACCTACACCGCCACGCAAGCCCTGGCCCTGCTCGCCGGATCCCGCGTTCTCGGCCTGCGCCTGAAGCCCAGCCGGGTCGCCGCCGCGCTCGCCCTGTCGGCCGGTACCCACTGGTGGGCCGATCGACGCATCCACCTCAAGGCCGTCGCCGAAGCCATCGGCAAGGGCGACTTCTATAACCTGGGCGGCCCGCTGGGCGGCAACTATGCCCTTGACCAGGCGTTTCATCACACTGTGGAAACGATCGCCGCCGCCATCGCCGCGTCGAAGTGA
- a CDS encoding helix-turn-helix domain-containing protein, whose amino-acid sequence METQGSTVRRRRLGAEMRALRERAGLDQSDAAKELECSTSKISRLEKGQGRVSFKAMEMDRLLALYGADDVEKAKMHEIRRAASELGWWEQAQYEEVLPSGLGVYVGLEYAARQVQAWEPLLVPGLLQTPQYARAVFGEAPDTDRQVDIRLKRQERLTDPDNPLELWAIIDEFALRRPMGGPEVMREQVAVLAEAAARPNVTIQIFPADKPHHPGLVGAFSILNFGPSDPQVGYVDSFAGNSFLERDSQIVALTHVFSLLKAGALDIPESAALLHTLAAA is encoded by the coding sequence GTGGAAACGCAGGGATCGACCGTGCGGCGGCGTCGCCTTGGCGCTGAGATGAGAGCGCTACGCGAGCGGGCTGGCCTGGACCAAAGCGACGCGGCCAAGGAGTTGGAGTGCTCCACCTCCAAGATCAGCCGTCTGGAGAAGGGACAGGGCCGCGTCTCCTTCAAGGCCATGGAGATGGATCGTCTGCTGGCCCTGTACGGTGCAGACGACGTCGAGAAGGCCAAGATGCACGAAATCCGGCGTGCGGCCTCGGAGTTGGGCTGGTGGGAGCAAGCCCAGTACGAGGAGGTCCTACCGTCGGGCCTTGGCGTCTACGTCGGGCTGGAGTACGCCGCCCGGCAGGTCCAGGCATGGGAACCGCTGCTCGTCCCGGGCTTGCTGCAAACTCCGCAGTATGCGCGGGCCGTCTTCGGTGAAGCACCGGACACCGACCGTCAGGTCGACATCCGGCTGAAGCGCCAAGAACGACTGACGGACCCGGACAACCCATTGGAGCTCTGGGCCATCATCGACGAGTTCGCTCTACGGCGGCCGATGGGTGGCCCAGAGGTGATGCGAGAGCAGGTCGCCGTGCTCGCCGAAGCCGCGGCGCGGCCGAACGTCACGATTCAGATCTTCCCCGCGGACAAACCTCATCACCCGGGCTTGGTTGGCGCGTTCAGCATCCTCAACTTCGGCCCCTCGGACCCGCAAGTCGGCTATGTCGATTCGTTCGCCGGCAATTCGTTTCTGGAGCGAGACTCACAAATCGTCGCTCTCACCCACGTGTTCAGTCTGCTCAAGGCTGGCGCGCTTGATATCCCAGAATCCGCGGCGTTGCTGCACACGCTGGCCGCCGCATAG
- a CDS encoding HIT family protein, translated as MPDVFIFIDSFGGRWQDPPPPRYRAAVLSINLTNALLTSPDDPALDDIVARQTGQDPGIRDYVLNTPGAARIINDAVHELTALRAAAHGRPVQLLVNCWYGRHRAPAIADAIGHRMRGTGARVQITHHHINRPPVPRKRPRPDCPFCQIIHNGAPATIVQEWADALAIVPRRGGCADGHLLVLPRGHVADFTTDPVVSATVQLRAAELAAQIGGQWNYLTSCGPDATQTVFHLHGHLIPRAAGDGLALPWAHPAWEREPNR; from the coding sequence GTGCCCGACGTATTCATCTTCATCGACTCCTTCGGCGGCCGCTGGCAGGACCCGCCGCCACCTCGCTACCGCGCCGCCGTCCTCAGCATCAACCTGACCAACGCGCTGCTGACCTCGCCCGATGACCCCGCCCTCGACGACATCGTCGCTCGCCAGACCGGACAGGACCCGGGCATACGCGACTACGTCCTGAACACCCCCGGCGCGGCCCGCATCATCAACGACGCCGTGCACGAACTCACCGCGCTGCGCGCCGCCGCGCACGGCCGCCCCGTCCAACTCCTGGTGAACTGCTGGTATGGACGCCATCGAGCACCCGCTATCGCCGACGCCATCGGCCACCGGATGCGGGGGACTGGTGCCCGCGTCCAGATCACCCACCACCACATCAACCGACCGCCGGTCCCCCGCAAACGCCCCCGCCCCGACTGTCCGTTCTGCCAGATCATCCACAACGGCGCCCCGGCCACGATCGTCCAAGAGTGGGCCGACGCCCTCGCGATCGTGCCCCGCAGAGGCGGCTGCGCCGACGGCCACCTCCTGGTCCTGCCCCGCGGCCACGTCGCCGACTTCACGACCGACCCCGTCGTCTCCGCCACCGTCCAACTGCGCGCCGCCGAACTCGCCGCACAGATCGGCGGCCAGTGGAACTACCTCACCTCCTGCGGCCCGGACGCGACCCAGACCGTGTTCCACCTGCACGGCCACCTCATTCCCCGAGCCGCCGGCGACGGCCTCGCGCTGCCCTGGGCCCACCCCGCCTGGGAACGGGAGCCCAACCGGTGA
- a CDS encoding ParB/RepB/Spo0J family partition protein, which produces MAGALPRPKRKSTTKTTAAAPEELLYTDKDRSGDTLDLELDSLCPNPFNKREKKGVPELAATIAEVGLLQNIAHIRAEEWLKVYPETADQVTAPNVILFGEHRWLAFQELGWSTIPSTLRDDKVEDARLITLIENLRRAQLSPLEEAEHYQALRDAGLSYEQIAEKVGETANGAISKGTVWKRVRLLELDPEVLQAVREGTLKVSSAEKAHKLDSQDQRDYLGLVRGGMRPAEAHAQIMARQRQPGDAPDNDEPVSNGNGSSEQEGTPPASPPAPVSNGNAVATPPAPRKPKKAKSTGGEDESARRTAAAARDAACRLLLETTDTADPATHELVLQVLTTTVLAPQQQSAAQQRAYAWLRETNRVGLEADDAATYFAAVQESGDVNLQRLAAFASGLAAAELRTAARRQSWTWREVQHVRTLTEHADYVPQTEWEKKELGLVSAGGNR; this is translated from the coding sequence ATGGCAGGCGCACTCCCGCGGCCCAAGCGTAAGAGCACCACGAAGACGACCGCGGCTGCTCCCGAAGAGCTCCTCTACACCGACAAGGATCGCAGCGGCGACACCTTGGACCTGGAGCTGGACTCCCTGTGCCCCAACCCGTTCAACAAACGGGAGAAGAAGGGAGTACCTGAACTCGCTGCCACGATCGCCGAGGTCGGGTTGCTGCAGAACATCGCTCACATTCGCGCTGAAGAGTGGCTCAAGGTCTACCCGGAGACCGCCGACCAGGTCACCGCCCCCAACGTGATCCTCTTCGGCGAACACCGCTGGCTCGCCTTCCAGGAGCTGGGCTGGTCCACCATCCCCAGCACGCTGCGCGACGACAAGGTTGAGGACGCGCGCCTCATCACCCTGATCGAAAACCTGCGTCGTGCACAGCTCAGCCCCCTCGAAGAAGCCGAGCACTACCAAGCACTCCGCGACGCCGGGCTCTCCTATGAGCAGATCGCCGAAAAGGTGGGAGAGACCGCCAACGGCGCTATCTCCAAGGGCACCGTTTGGAAGCGTGTCCGACTCCTTGAGCTCGACCCCGAGGTATTGCAGGCGGTCCGGGAAGGGACGCTGAAGGTCAGCTCAGCCGAGAAGGCGCACAAGCTCGACAGTCAGGACCAGCGGGACTACCTCGGCCTCGTGCGCGGCGGCATGCGCCCGGCGGAAGCTCACGCACAGATCATGGCGCGTCAGCGTCAACCCGGAGACGCCCCGGACAACGACGAACCCGTTTCCAATGGAAACGGTTCCAGTGAGCAAGAGGGCACTCCCCCCGCATCCCCCCCTGCTCCCGTTTCCAATGGAAACGCAGTGGCCACCCCGCCCGCCCCCCGGAAGCCCAAGAAGGCCAAGTCGACCGGAGGGGAGGACGAGTCAGCCCGACGAACCGCTGCCGCCGCCCGCGACGCCGCATGTCGACTTCTGTTGGAAACCACGGACACGGCTGATCCCGCGACCCACGAGCTGGTCCTCCAGGTGCTCACAACTACCGTCCTCGCGCCGCAGCAACAGTCCGCTGCCCAGCAGCGCGCCTACGCGTGGCTGCGCGAGACCAACCGCGTTGGCCTGGAAGCAGACGACGCCGCAACCTACTTCGCCGCTGTGCAAGAGTCCGGCGACGTCAATCTCCAGCGCCTCGCCGCCTTCGCGAGTGGCCTGGCGGCAGCCGAGCTCCGCACCGCAGCCCGCCGTCAGTCCTGGACCTGGCGCGAGGTCCAGCACGTCCGCACGCTCACGGAACACGCCGACTACGTCCCGCAGACCGAGTGGGAAAAGAAGGAACTCGGCCTGGTCTCCGCAGGAGGAAACCGATGA
- a CDS encoding ParA family protein — MTAAVDRRFRPNGRNWPLIWAYVIECGGSTKTTSATSMAVTAALRGHSGVVFDLDSNMSSSLVLGYDETALKGKKTAMDLLYGNATLDEVALPARYRIDEGYDDDAFATIPNLRVVPSSPLMAGADTAIAEDPDRNDWFAEILRSYQGDDTVFYMDFPASYGKLPYSVLRMLDEDDSVMPSIKADPKDVKMVKRLIDELERVRDKNRGRRSVPGRPTLNHMLLTGSPTSSHNEAAARRATAQAEALYGSVLLPYVRYSADAKKLYEDECPLPVLLPNSVPSVDYRKVMTHLGFADLTA, encoded by the coding sequence ATGACCGCCGCTGTAGACCGCCGTTTCCGTCCCAACGGCAGGAACTGGCCTCTCATCTGGGCCTATGTCATCGAATGCGGTGGCTCCACAAAGACCACCAGTGCCACCTCCATGGCCGTCACAGCTGCCTTGCGTGGGCACTCGGGTGTCGTGTTCGACCTCGACAGCAACATGTCCAGTTCCCTCGTGCTCGGCTACGACGAGACCGCCCTTAAGGGCAAGAAGACTGCCATGGACCTGCTGTACGGCAACGCCACCCTCGACGAGGTCGCCCTCCCCGCCCGATACCGCATCGACGAGGGCTACGACGACGACGCGTTCGCCACCATCCCGAATCTCCGGGTGGTCCCCAGTAGTCCCCTCATGGCTGGCGCGGACACCGCCATCGCAGAAGACCCTGACCGCAACGACTGGTTCGCCGAGATTCTCCGCAGCTACCAAGGCGACGACACGGTCTTCTACATGGACTTCCCCGCCAGCTACGGCAAACTCCCGTACTCCGTCCTTCGCATGCTGGACGAGGACGACTCCGTCATGCCTTCCATCAAGGCGGACCCCAAGGACGTCAAGATGGTCAAGCGACTCATCGACGAGCTTGAGCGAGTCAGGGACAAGAACCGCGGGCGGCGCTCCGTGCCCGGCCGCCCCACCCTCAATCACATGCTCCTTACCGGATCACCGACCTCCAGCCACAACGAAGCCGCGGCCCGCCGCGCCACCGCCCAGGCCGAAGCCCTATACGGCTCGGTGCTGCTCCCCTACGTCCGGTACTCGGCCGACGCGAAGAAGCTGTACGAGGACGAGTGCCCGCTGCCCGTCCTCCTGCCGAACTCCGTGCCATCGGTGGACTACCGCAAGGTCATGACGCACCTCGGCTTCGCCGACCTGACTGCCTAA
- a CDS encoding fatty acid desaturase encodes MLLCLAVITLGIALRQVDRAWFARGRPRSAAAPELISLQRRRANNVTPVLLLAGQWVQITGWWLLARQGPLPAATAAVGVAVAFRHLQEISHFAVHGVLARSAGANRLLGEVFAHVPLGFVPVETRRRRHVRDHHPHATLSVDPNLSELRAAGLRPGVAPARFAAALLFPLTPRGLRSTLTSIAGSLRHSPGRAAGVGAVLVASYLVGEAGAVVCGVLVPRLLLYPQLAWLSLVVEHTWFDPEHRSGSPAEVEAGRCLRLYPRNRLLATLASVLWLPYGDLHHYAHSAHPSVRWGYLPALERFLGDPHFTPAGLVLGEDSVAGRHLRALGSTPASPAGAEARPAV; translated from the coding sequence ATGCTGCTGTGCTTAGCCGTCATCACCCTTGGCATCGCCCTGCGCCAGGTCGACCGCGCCTGGTTCGCCCGGGGCCGCCCTCGCTCCGCCGCGGCACCGGAGCTGATATCCCTTCAGCGCCGCCGGGCCAACAACGTCACCCCGGTGCTACTGCTCGCCGGTCAGTGGGTGCAGATCACGGGCTGGTGGCTGCTCGCGCGCCAGGGCCCGCTGCCGGCTGCGACCGCCGCCGTGGGCGTGGCCGTGGCATTTCGGCATCTGCAGGAGATCAGCCACTTCGCCGTTCACGGTGTGCTCGCCCGTAGTGCCGGCGCGAACCGGTTGCTGGGTGAGGTCTTCGCGCACGTGCCGCTCGGCTTCGTGCCCGTCGAGACCCGGCGTCGGCGGCACGTGCGTGACCATCACCCCCACGCGACTCTGTCCGTCGACCCGAACCTGTCCGAACTCCGCGCGGCAGGGCTCCGTCCGGGCGTCGCCCCCGCGCGATTCGCCGCCGCGCTCCTGTTCCCCCTGACACCGCGGGGGCTGCGCTCCACCCTGACTTCGATCGCGGGGAGCCTGCGGCACTCGCCGGGCCGGGCGGCCGGCGTGGGAGCGGTCCTGGTCGCGTCGTATCTGGTCGGCGAGGCGGGCGCGGTGGTGTGCGGGGTGCTGGTTCCGCGGCTGCTGCTGTACCCGCAACTCGCCTGGCTGTCCTTGGTGGTGGAGCACACCTGGTTCGACCCTGAGCACCGCAGCGGCTCCCCGGCCGAGGTGGAGGCGGGGCGGTGCCTTCGTCTGTACCCGCGCAACCGGCTTCTGGCCACACTCGCCTCGGTCCTGTGGCTCCCGTACGGGGATCTGCATCACTACGCCCACTCCGCGCACCCGAGCGTGCGGTGGGGCTATCTGCCCGCTCTGGAGCGGTTCTTGGGCGACCCGCATTTCACGCCCGCCGGACTGGTCCTCGGTGAGGATTCGGTCGCCGGCCGGCACCTGCGGGCCCTGGGGAGCACGCCCGCTTCCCCAGCGGGAGCAGAGGCGCGTCCGGCCGTGTAG
- a CDS encoding GGDEF domain-containing protein has translation MDSALRVQARIGQRALLLTTAAVPLTGWVVHAIALHKRLAATRKDPLTGLLRRDAYTARARRILARRGDTTAVFIVDVDHFKRVNDTAGHPVGDAVLAAFGARLTAWAGPRAAVGRLGGDEFAVVLELPVDRREQRLAQLVRMLHTPVVLDDGRTVDVAASVGAATPDVLGTRDLTALQRAADAALYDGKHSGRAVLATAAHTTVPSINGRRAGRQGTAVYGRAA, from the coding sequence ATGGACTCCGCCCTGCGCGTGCAGGCCCGAATCGGACAGCGCGCACTCTTGCTGACCACCGCTGCCGTGCCGTTGACCGGCTGGGTCGTACACGCCATCGCCCTACATAAGCGGCTCGCTGCCACGCGGAAGGACCCGTTGACTGGTCTGCTGCGTCGCGACGCCTACACAGCCCGCGCTCGCCGGATCCTCGCGCGCCGCGGCGACACCACGGCCGTGTTCATTGTCGACGTCGACCACTTCAAGCGGGTCAACGACACGGCCGGGCACCCGGTCGGGGATGCCGTCCTCGCCGCGTTCGGTGCCCGGCTCACCGCGTGGGCGGGCCCGCGTGCTGCTGTGGGCCGCCTCGGGGGCGACGAGTTCGCGGTCGTCCTGGAGCTGCCTGTCGACCGTCGCGAGCAGCGCCTGGCGCAACTGGTCCGGATGCTGCACACCCCGGTCGTCCTGGATGACGGACGCACCGTCGACGTCGCCGCCTCGGTCGGCGCCGCGACCCCCGACGTCCTCGGCACCCGCGACCTGACCGCCCTTCAGAGGGCGGCCGACGCGGCGCTGTACGACGGCAAGCACTCCGGCCGCGCGGTCCTCGCCACCGCCGCGCACACCACGGTCCCGTCCATCAACGGGCGCCGGGCGGGCAGGCAGGGCACGGCCGTGTATGGGCGAGCGGCATGA